The following are encoded together in the Mesoterricola sediminis genome:
- a CDS encoding sensor histidine kinase, with protein sequence MEQRGPDSPDPLKALSEETSRRTRARLKIFFGMASGVGKTFAMLQEARLRHQEGVDVVAGVVETHGQPETEALAEGLEVLPKRRRPFRGEQIEEFDLEGALARRPGLILMDDLAHVNVQGSTHARRWQDVMDLLDAGIDVYGTLNVQNLESLKDTVAQITGVIVRDTVPDTLLNRADQIELSDLPPEELMERLKEGKIHIPDQAQHAVDRLYRKGNLLALRELALRRTAQHVDADMRRYMEAEGLKGRTWAAGERILVCINSKARSANLIRAGRRLSESLAAPWMALYVETGKHIRYSEEERARLEEHLRLAERLGAETAVIQGDLSTGEDILAFALAHNVTRILVGRPAHSRFTELFTGSLVDDLVRRSGSIEIEVVPLEEPGPRVREHKVRTPGRGATLDHFLWGAFMVVLVTAFNLTVGRRMELADWVMLYMLGITVVATRFGRWPTLFAAALTVLGLDFFFVPPIHTFRVDDLKHLITFVVVLAAALIISNLTERMRSQMRLARTREQRLRALFRLAGELTRTFGSKPMMDAAIKILTDHFQGSVSISLPGPNGRLVQHPHPKSAPLADSEQGVAQWVFDHHEAAGLGTDTLPGARALYLPLKGSHGLIGVMGIQPQGSLEDMEPDQKHLVEAFANQTALALERTLLAEKNLDTQRRMDREQVRSALLSSVSHDLRMPLAGITDAAAALMREDALPPEDRIRLARTIHDEGHQLHRLVTNLLHATRLESGVEPERTRVSAAEVVETALGRLRPLLGDREVKVELPANLPTVLIDPALVEQALINVLENAHRYSPAGEPIEVKAWATPRALTFCVSDHGPGIPEGQEERIFEKLVRFQQGDARLGAGLGLAICKGIVEAHGGKIQASNRPQGGASFRISLPLEAPVSDAPVEE encoded by the coding sequence GTGGAACAGCGCGGACCCGATTCCCCAGACCCCCTGAAGGCCCTCTCCGAGGAGACCTCCCGCCGCACCCGGGCCAGGCTGAAGATCTTCTTCGGCATGGCCTCGGGCGTCGGCAAGACCTTCGCCATGCTGCAGGAGGCCCGCCTCCGGCACCAGGAGGGCGTGGACGTGGTCGCCGGCGTGGTGGAGACCCACGGCCAGCCCGAGACCGAGGCCCTCGCCGAGGGCCTGGAGGTCCTGCCGAAGCGGCGCCGCCCCTTCCGGGGCGAGCAGATCGAGGAGTTCGACCTGGAGGGCGCCCTCGCGCGCCGGCCGGGCCTCATCCTCATGGACGACCTGGCCCACGTGAACGTCCAGGGCTCCACCCACGCCCGCCGCTGGCAGGACGTCATGGACCTGCTGGACGCGGGCATCGACGTCTACGGGACGCTCAACGTCCAGAACCTGGAGAGCCTCAAGGACACGGTGGCCCAGATCACCGGCGTCATCGTGCGGGACACCGTGCCCGACACGCTGCTGAACCGGGCCGACCAGATCGAGCTGTCCGACCTGCCCCCCGAGGAGCTCATGGAGCGCCTGAAGGAGGGCAAGATCCACATCCCCGACCAGGCCCAGCACGCGGTGGACCGGCTCTACCGGAAGGGCAACCTCCTGGCCCTGCGGGAGCTGGCCCTGCGCCGCACCGCCCAGCACGTGGACGCGGACATGCGCCGCTACATGGAGGCCGAGGGCCTCAAGGGCCGGACCTGGGCCGCCGGCGAACGGATCCTCGTGTGCATCAACAGCAAGGCCCGCTCCGCCAACCTGATCCGCGCCGGCCGGCGCCTATCCGAATCCCTGGCCGCCCCCTGGATGGCCCTGTACGTGGAGACCGGCAAGCACATCCGCTACTCGGAGGAGGAGCGGGCCCGGCTGGAGGAGCACCTGCGGCTGGCGGAGCGCCTCGGCGCCGAGACCGCCGTGATCCAGGGGGACCTGTCCACCGGGGAGGACATCCTCGCCTTCGCCCTCGCCCACAACGTCACCCGGATCCTGGTGGGCCGGCCCGCGCACTCCCGCTTCACGGAGCTCTTCACGGGCTCCCTGGTGGACGACCTGGTGCGCCGCAGCGGCTCCATCGAGATCGAGGTGGTGCCCCTGGAGGAGCCGGGCCCCCGCGTCCGGGAGCACAAGGTCCGCACCCCGGGCCGCGGCGCCACCCTGGACCACTTCCTCTGGGGCGCCTTCATGGTGGTCCTCGTGACCGCCTTCAACCTCACGGTGGGCCGGCGCATGGAGCTGGCGGACTGGGTGATGCTCTACATGCTGGGCATCACCGTCGTCGCCACGCGCTTCGGGCGGTGGCCGACCCTCTTCGCGGCGGCCCTCACGGTCCTGGGCCTGGACTTCTTCTTCGTGCCCCCCATCCACACCTTCCGGGTGGACGACCTCAAGCACCTGATCACCTTCGTGGTGGTCCTGGCCGCCGCCCTCATCATCAGCAACCTCACGGAGCGCATGCGCAGCCAGATGCGCCTGGCCCGCACCCGGGAGCAGCGCCTGCGGGCCCTGTTCCGCCTCGCCGGGGAGCTCACCCGCACCTTCGGCTCCAAGCCCATGATGGACGCGGCCATCAAGATCCTCACCGACCACTTCCAGGGCAGCGTCTCCATCTCCCTGCCGGGCCCCAACGGCCGGCTCGTGCAGCACCCCCACCCCAAGAGCGCGCCCCTCGCCGACAGCGAGCAGGGCGTGGCCCAGTGGGTCTTCGATCACCACGAGGCCGCGGGCCTGGGCACCGACACCCTGCCCGGGGCGCGGGCCCTGTACCTCCCCCTCAAGGGCAGCCATGGCCTCATCGGCGTCATGGGCATCCAGCCCCAGGGCTCCCTGGAGGACATGGAGCCCGACCAGAAGCACCTGGTGGAGGCCTTCGCGAACCAGACCGCCCTGGCCCTGGAGCGCACCCTGCTGGCCGAGAAGAACCTGGACACCCAGCGGCGCATGGACCGGGAGCAGGTGCGCAGCGCCCTCCTGTCCTCCGTCTCCCACGACCTGCGCATGCCCCTGGCGGGCATCACGGACGCCGCGGCGGCCCTGATGCGCGAGGACGCCCTGCCTCCCGAGGACCGCATCCGCCTGGCCCGCACCATCCACGACGAGGGGCACCAGCTCCATCGCCTGGTCACCAACCTCCTGCACGCCACCCGCCTGGAATCGGGCGTGGAGCCCGAGCGGACCCGGGTTTCCGCCGCCGAGGTGGTGGAGACCGCCCTGGGGCGCCTGCGCCCCCTCCTGGGCGACCGGGAGGTGAAGGTCGAGTTGCCGGCCAATCTGCCCACCGTCCTGATCGACCCCGCCCTCGTGGAGCAGGCCCTCATCAACGTCCTGGAGAACGCCCACCGCTACTCCCCCGCCGGGGAGCCCATCGAGGTGAAGGCCTGGGCCACCCCCCGCGCCCTGACCTTCTGCGTGTCCGACCACGGCCCCGGCATCCCCGAGGGGCAGGAGGAGCGGATCTTCGAGAAGCTGGTGCGCTTCCAGCAGGGGGACGCGCGGCTTGGCGCCGGGCTGGGCCTGGCCATCTGCAAGGGCATCGTCGAGGCCCACGGCGGCAAGATCCAGGCCAGCAACCGCCCGCAGGGCGGCGCCAGCTTCCGCATCAGCCTCCCCCTGGAGGCGCCGGTCTCCGACGCCCCCGTGGAGGAATAG
- the thiC gene encoding phosphomethylpyrimidine synthase ThiC — translation MSTIPVQQPEAGSILDKCLKPFPASEKVYVAGSRPDIQVPLRRISLHPTRDFDGTLTPNAPLDVYDTTGPYTDPAARIDLAKGLKPLRLPWILERGDAEELPGATSLYRKLRERDPELDRIRFHAERRPMRAKAGRNVSQMHYARKGIITPEMEFIAIRENMGRDAAGIRSHITPEFVREEVARGRAVIPSNINHPEAEPMIIGRNFLVKINANIGNSAVASTIEEEVEKMAWSVRWGADTVMDLSTGANIHETREWILRNSPVPIGTVPIYQALEKVGGKAEELTWEIFRDTLIEQAEQGVDYFTIHAGVRLQYIPLTARRTTGIVSRGGSILAKWCLAHHRENFLYTHFEDICEIMKAYDVAFSLGDGLRPGSTADANDESQFAELDTLGELTRIAWRHDVQTIIEGPGHIPMHLIKENMDRQLKVCHEAPFYTLGPLTTDVAPGYDHITSAIGAAMIGWYGTAMLCYVTPKEHLGLPNSKDVKDGVIAYKIAAHAADLAKGHPGARLWDDAMSKARFEFRWEDQFNLAMDPDTAREFHDETLPAEGAKSAHFCSMCGPHFCSMKITQDVREYAQSHGISETEALAAGMAEKSKEFEATGAEIYHQA, via the coding sequence ATGTCAACTATTCCTGTCCAGCAGCCCGAGGCGGGCTCCATCCTCGACAAGTGCCTCAAGCCCTTCCCCGCCTCGGAGAAGGTGTACGTGGCCGGCTCCCGGCCCGACATCCAGGTCCCCCTGCGGCGCATCTCCCTGCACCCCACCCGCGACTTCGATGGCACCCTGACCCCCAACGCCCCCCTGGACGTCTACGACACGACCGGCCCGTACACCGACCCGGCCGCTCGCATCGACCTGGCCAAGGGCCTGAAGCCCCTGCGCCTGCCCTGGATCCTGGAGCGGGGCGACGCCGAGGAGCTGCCCGGCGCCACCAGCCTCTACCGGAAGCTCCGGGAGCGGGATCCCGAGCTGGACCGCATCCGCTTCCATGCCGAGCGCCGTCCCATGCGGGCCAAGGCCGGCCGGAACGTCTCCCAGATGCACTACGCCCGCAAGGGCATCATCACCCCCGAGATGGAGTTCATCGCCATCCGCGAGAACATGGGCCGGGACGCCGCGGGCATCCGCAGCCACATCACCCCCGAGTTCGTGCGGGAGGAGGTGGCCAGGGGCCGGGCCGTGATCCCCAGCAACATCAACCATCCCGAGGCCGAGCCGATGATCATCGGCCGCAACTTCCTTGTGAAGATCAACGCGAACATCGGCAACTCGGCCGTGGCCTCCACCATCGAGGAGGAGGTCGAGAAGATGGCCTGGTCCGTGCGCTGGGGGGCCGACACCGTCATGGACCTCTCCACCGGGGCCAACATCCACGAGACCCGGGAGTGGATCCTCCGCAACTCCCCCGTGCCCATCGGGACCGTGCCCATCTACCAGGCCCTGGAGAAGGTGGGGGGCAAGGCCGAGGAGCTGACCTGGGAGATCTTCCGGGACACCCTCATCGAGCAGGCTGAACAGGGCGTGGACTACTTCACCATCCACGCCGGGGTCCGGCTCCAGTACATCCCCCTCACGGCGCGGCGCACGACGGGCATCGTCAGCCGCGGCGGGAGCATCCTGGCCAAGTGGTGCCTGGCCCACCACCGGGAGAACTTCCTCTACACCCACTTCGAGGACATCTGCGAGATCATGAAGGCCTACGACGTGGCCTTCTCCCTGGGCGACGGCCTCCGTCCGGGCTCCACCGCCGACGCCAACGACGAGAGCCAGTTCGCCGAGCTGGACACCCTGGGCGAGCTCACCCGGATCGCCTGGCGCCATGACGTCCAGACCATCATCGAGGGTCCCGGCCACATCCCCATGCACCTCATCAAGGAGAACATGGACCGGCAGCTCAAGGTCTGCCACGAGGCCCCCTTCTACACCCTCGGCCCCCTGACCACGGACGTGGCCCCCGGCTACGACCACATCACCTCGGCCATCGGGGCGGCCATGATCGGGTGGTACGGCACCGCCATGCTCTGCTACGTCACCCCCAAGGAGCACCTGGGCCTGCCCAACTCCAAGGACGTCAAGGACGGCGTCATCGCCTACAAGATCGCCGCCCACGCCGCCGACCTGGCCAAGGGGCACCCGGGCGCCCGCCTGTGGGACGACGCCATGTCCAAGGCCCGCTTCGAGTTCCGCTGGGAGGACCAGTTCAACCTGGCCATGGACCCGGACACCGCCCGGGAGTTCCACGACGAGACCCTCCCCGCCGAGGGGGCCAAGTCCGCCCACTTCTGCTCCATGTGCGGCCCCCACTTCTGCTCCATGAAGATCACCCAGGACGTGCGCGAGTACGCCCAGTCCCACGGGATCAGCGAGACGGAGGCCCTCGCCGCCGGCATGGCCGAGAAGTCCAAGGAATTCGAGGCGACCGGGGCGGAGATCTACCACCAGGCGTAG
- the pfkA gene encoding 6-phosphofructokinase, which yields MRIAVLTSGGDAPGMNAAIRAAVRQADALGMDVYGVYRGYQGLVEQDWRPLTSRHCANILQRGGTILNTARCDAWRLPAVRAKAAQDLKDAGVDALVVIGGDGSFTGAEILNREHGIPCAGIPGTIDNDLPGTDRTLGFDTALNTAVQAIDRIRDTASAHERLFLVEVMGRSSGMIAVNTAIACGAEAVLYPEAEEHGYQALVTQLRAGWERGKRSSIVVVAEGDASGGAYKISELLRKDHNLDMRVVVLGHIQRGGSPTAIDRIWGSRWGAEAVKRLAAGETSFYLGSENGELVSRPLARIHDPKPNPPKELAILAGVLAR from the coding sequence TTGAGAATCGCTGTTCTGACGTCGGGGGGCGATGCGCCCGGAATGAACGCGGCCATCCGGGCCGCGGTGCGCCAGGCCGATGCCCTGGGCATGGACGTGTACGGTGTCTACCGGGGCTACCAGGGCCTGGTGGAGCAGGACTGGAGGCCCCTGACCTCCCGGCATTGCGCCAACATCCTCCAGCGGGGGGGCACCATCCTGAACACCGCCCGGTGCGACGCCTGGCGGCTACCGGCCGTACGGGCCAAGGCCGCCCAGGACCTGAAGGACGCCGGCGTGGACGCCCTCGTCGTGATCGGGGGCGACGGCAGCTTCACCGGCGCCGAGATCCTCAACCGGGAGCACGGCATCCCCTGCGCCGGCATCCCCGGCACCATCGACAACGACCTGCCGGGCACCGACCGCACCCTGGGCTTCGATACGGCCCTGAATACGGCCGTCCAGGCAATTGACCGCATCCGGGACACCGCCAGCGCCCACGAGCGGCTCTTCCTGGTGGAAGTCATGGGCCGGTCCTCGGGCATGATCGCCGTGAACACGGCCATCGCCTGCGGCGCCGAGGCCGTCCTCTACCCCGAGGCCGAGGAGCACGGCTACCAGGCCCTCGTCACCCAGCTGCGGGCCGGGTGGGAGCGGGGCAAGCGGTCCAGCATCGTCGTCGTCGCCGAGGGCGACGCCTCCGGCGGGGCCTACAAGATCTCCGAACTCCTGCGCAAGGACCACAACCTGGACATGCGCGTGGTGGTGCTGGGCCACATCCAGCGGGGCGGCAGCCCCACGGCCATCGACCGCATCTGGGGTAGCCGCTGGGGCGCCGAGGCCGTCAAGCGCTTGGCCGCCGGCGAGACCTCCTTCTACCTGGGGTCCGAGAACGGGGAGCTCGTTTCCCGTCCCCTGGCCCGCATCCACGATCCCAAGCCCAATCCGCCCAAGGAACTGGCAATCCTGGCAGGTGTCCTCGCCCGCTAG
- a CDS encoding mannose-1-phosphate guanylyltransferase gives MTPSKQQPRKIAVIMAGGKGTRFWPRSRAVRPKQFLAMVGERTLLNATVDRLLPSFKAEDIYIVTTEALAADTRRMLPELPAANVLVEPEGRNTAPCLALALALIEQRTPEGVMVVLSADSWIGDNDKFLADIQVAVDHAWRKRDLVTFGIRPTYPETGYGYIETEGQGPVLGAQAFREKPNYETAVAYLESGRHFWNAGMFVWTLQDLRDELLRHCPEVLAPLDAWIADGARPDGLAQAYGRLPKLSIDYALMEKSERVAVVPASFRWSDVGSWPAVVEFHEADASGNMVQGDAILIESSNCAVFGGKRLVAGSGLENLIIVDEPDALLICRRDRAQDVKTIVERLAADGRADLL, from the coding sequence ATGACTCCATCGAAGCAGCAGCCGCGCAAGATCGCGGTCATCATGGCCGGGGGCAAGGGCACCCGGTTCTGGCCGCGGTCCCGGGCCGTCCGGCCCAAGCAGTTCCTCGCCATGGTGGGCGAACGGACCCTCCTCAACGCCACCGTGGACCGCCTCCTGCCTTCCTTCAAGGCCGAGGACATCTACATCGTGACCACCGAGGCCCTGGCGGCGGACACCCGGCGCATGCTGCCCGAGCTCCCCGCGGCCAACGTCCTGGTGGAGCCCGAGGGCCGGAACACGGCCCCCTGCCTCGCCCTGGCCCTGGCCCTCATCGAGCAGCGCACCCCCGAGGGGGTGATGGTGGTCCTGAGCGCCGATTCCTGGATCGGGGACAACGACAAGTTCCTCGCCGACATCCAGGTGGCCGTGGACCACGCCTGGCGCAAGCGGGACCTGGTGACCTTCGGCATCCGGCCCACCTATCCCGAGACCGGCTACGGCTACATCGAGACTGAAGGGCAGGGCCCCGTGCTGGGCGCCCAGGCCTTCCGCGAGAAGCCGAACTACGAGACCGCCGTGGCCTACCTGGAATCGGGCCGGCACTTCTGGAACGCCGGCATGTTCGTGTGGACCCTCCAGGACCTGCGCGACGAACTCCTCCGCCATTGCCCCGAAGTGCTGGCGCCCCTGGACGCCTGGATCGCCGACGGCGCTCGCCCGGATGGCCTGGCCCAGGCCTATGGCCGTCTGCCCAAGCTGTCCATCGACTACGCCCTCATGGAGAAGTCCGAGCGGGTGGCCGTCGTCCCGGCCTCCTTCCGCTGGTCCGACGTGGGCTCCTGGCCGGCCGTCGTGGAATTCCACGAGGCCGACGCCAGCGGGAACATGGTGCAGGGTGACGCCATCCTGATCGAATCCTCCAACTGCGCCGTCTTCGGCGGCAAGCGCCTCGTGGCCGGCAGCGGACTGGAGAACCTCATCATCGTGGACGAGCCCGACGCCCTGCTCATTTGCCGCAGGGACCGGGCCCAGGACGTGAAAACCATTGTCGAGCGCCTGGCCGCGGATGGCCGCGCCGACCTCCTCTGA
- a CDS encoding phosphomannose isomerase type II C-terminal cupin domain → MTQKPEPLHVDKPWGSFDQYVLNAPCTVKILTCNPGAKLSLQRHKHRDELWVALDSGVVVELDGRIITPDKGAQIWLPAGSVHRLSCDASRTAPVRVMEVSLGSFDENDIERLEDVYGRN, encoded by the coding sequence ATGACCCAGAAGCCCGAACCCCTCCACGTCGACAAGCCCTGGGGCTCCTTCGACCAGTACGTCCTGAACGCCCCCTGCACGGTGAAGATCCTCACCTGCAACCCCGGCGCCAAGCTCAGCCTCCAGCGCCACAAGCACCGGGACGAGCTGTGGGTGGCCCTGGACAGTGGCGTCGTCGTCGAGCTCGACGGCCGCATCATCACCCCGGACAAGGGCGCCCAGATCTGGCTGCCCGCCGGCTCCGTCCATCGCCTCAGCTGCGACGCCAGCCGCACGGCCCCCGTCCGCGTCATGGAAGTGAGCCTGGGCAGCTTCGACGAGAACGACATCGAGCGCCTCGAGGACGTCTACGGCCGCAACTGA
- a CDS encoding tyrosine-type recombinase/integrase: MPRTKEDARLSSRTSRSDLPSRHEPFWLVLEKGRALGYRKGSKGGTWYARYYNAAGDPKPLVQALGAADGVSDADGAMVLSFSQAQAAARKGFETAYHQATGDRVRSGGYPVADAVADYLADRKRNGAKTADRMAYDFNAWVLPNLGTLPLDRLTRKRLERWMDEMAAAPTRLRGGKTAPPPSTPDEIRARRASTNRLWKNLKAALNLAWKERRVATNEAWKDLREFRGTQTSRVCFLTPAEQVRLVNACPSPDFRRLVQAGLFTGARESELARLVAKDFDPVNGSLFIEFSKSNKPRHITLTEEGVAFFKELVAGLEPAAPLFRRETYDRKQKDPSGIWSRAELSRTMAETCKAAKLEPLVFHELRHTYASGLVNRGVPLVFVAMQLGHRDTTMVELHYGHLCQHAKAEAVRKLAPVLGIHAPSGVAELQVKGAGEP; the protein is encoded by the coding sequence ATGCCCCGAACGAAGGAAGACGCCCGGCTCAGCTCCCGAACCTCCCGGTCCGATCTGCCCTCCAGGCACGAGCCCTTCTGGCTCGTCCTGGAGAAGGGCAGGGCCCTGGGCTACCGGAAGGGATCCAAGGGAGGCACCTGGTACGCCCGCTACTACAACGCCGCCGGCGATCCGAAGCCCCTCGTCCAGGCCCTGGGCGCCGCCGACGGCGTGAGCGACGCCGACGGGGCCATGGTCCTCTCCTTCTCCCAGGCCCAGGCGGCGGCCCGGAAGGGGTTCGAGACGGCCTACCACCAGGCCACGGGGGACCGGGTGCGGAGCGGCGGGTACCCGGTGGCCGACGCCGTCGCGGACTACCTGGCGGATCGCAAGCGCAACGGCGCCAAGACCGCCGATCGCATGGCCTACGACTTCAACGCCTGGGTCCTCCCGAACCTGGGGACCCTCCCCCTGGACCGCCTCACTCGCAAGCGCCTGGAGCGGTGGATGGACGAGATGGCGGCCGCCCCCACCCGCCTCCGGGGCGGCAAGACCGCGCCTCCCCCTTCCACCCCCGACGAGATCCGCGCCCGCAGGGCCAGCACCAACCGCCTCTGGAAGAACCTGAAGGCGGCCCTGAACCTGGCCTGGAAGGAGCGCCGGGTGGCCACCAACGAGGCCTGGAAGGACCTGCGGGAGTTCCGGGGCACCCAGACCTCCCGGGTGTGCTTCCTCACCCCGGCGGAGCAGGTGCGCCTGGTGAACGCCTGCCCCTCGCCCGACTTCCGCCGCCTCGTCCAGGCGGGGCTCTTCACGGGAGCGCGGGAGAGCGAGCTGGCCCGCCTCGTCGCCAAGGATTTCGATCCCGTGAACGGGTCACTCTTCATCGAGTTCAGCAAGTCGAACAAGCCGCGGCACATCACCCTCACGGAGGAGGGGGTGGCCTTCTTCAAGGAACTGGTGGCCGGCCTGGAGCCCGCCGCGCCCCTCTTCCGGCGGGAGACGTACGACCGGAAGCAGAAGGACCCCAGCGGAATCTGGAGCCGGGCCGAACTGAGCCGGACCATGGCGGAGACCTGCAAGGCCGCGAAGCTGGAGCCCCTGGTCTTCCACGAGCTCCGGCACACCTACGCCTCCGGCCTGGTGAACCGGGGCGTGCCCCTGGTCTTCGTGGCCATGCAACTGGGACACCGGGACACGACCATGGTGGAGCTGCACTACGGCCACCTTTGCCAGCACGCCAAGGCGGAGGCGGTGCGGAAGCTGGCGCCGGTGCTGGGGATCCATGCGCCTTCGGGGGTGGCGGAGCTCCAGGTGAAAGGCGCTGGGGAGCCCTGA
- a CDS encoding helix-turn-helix domain-containing protein → MNTTKSNAIRAEIAKNVRALREGRRMTQAYLSRRLGMSQGRFSVVERGDGSFTAEQLVEILRLFNVTVGQLVAEKGDPEAYLHKALARLGAAHLFEDDRILPSEELAELERVLREVLVVGEPARQVTALAPVLIVNVEKLNLSRAWAVFKDYGLERRFGWLIDSTLEAIRAILRSSPNLSRKETLRLRKAERAFERFLRREGPSQIRRVPADPPEKLEERTLDVDVIGRAVVSDQTLRELIRDASDAARRWGVATALQTEDFIEAVRAAGVVTD, encoded by the coding sequence ATGAATACCACCAAAAGCAACGCCATCCGGGCTGAGATCGCCAAGAACGTGAGGGCCCTGCGCGAAGGTCGCAGGATGACCCAGGCCTACTTGTCCAGGCGTCTGGGGATGAGCCAAGGCCGATTCTCCGTGGTCGAGAGAGGAGACGGTTCCTTCACCGCCGAGCAACTCGTGGAAATCCTCAGGCTGTTCAATGTGACGGTGGGACAACTCGTCGCCGAGAAGGGTGATCCCGAGGCCTACTTGCACAAGGCCCTGGCGCGCCTGGGCGCGGCGCACCTTTTTGAGGACGACCGGATCCTTCCGAGCGAGGAGTTGGCGGAGCTCGAGCGGGTGCTGAGGGAGGTCTTGGTGGTTGGTGAACCGGCCCGCCAGGTCACGGCCTTGGCCCCGGTGTTGATCGTCAACGTGGAGAAGCTGAACCTGAGCCGGGCCTGGGCAGTGTTCAAGGACTACGGCCTGGAGCGAAGGTTCGGATGGCTGATCGACAGCACCCTTGAGGCCATTCGGGCGATCCTCCGAAGTTCACCGAACCTGTCTCGAAAGGAAACACTGCGGCTGAGGAAGGCGGAACGGGCCTTCGAGCGGTTCCTTCGAAGGGAGGGACCCAGCCAGATTCGCCGGGTTCCTGCCGACCCGCCGGAGAAACTGGAGGAGCGGACCCTGGATGTGGACGTGATCGGGAGGGCTGTGGTAAGTGACCAGACGCTGCGGGAACTCATCCGAGACGCCTCAGACGCAGCCAGGAGATGGGGAGTTGCCACAGCCCTGCAAACCGAGGATTTCATTGAAGCCGTGAGGGCTGCTGGTGTCGTCACCGATTGA
- a CDS encoding DUF6036 family nucleotidyltransferase, which yields MLAIDRAWQRPSGAKTMLHVIGSTALMLQSNYVRGTKDSDVLEAADLPSDIAAELLALAGRGTSLAARHQIYLDIVPRGLPFLPLAPVWHSLRGFSDQLVNFQVESLDIVDVTVSKLKRFNLNDQADVRAMVERGMVSHDELVERFKSAVDRFSGDARAYDLPKCVRNLNQVERDLFLEDGTEIELPDWI from the coding sequence TTGCTGGCCATCGACCGTGCCTGGCAACGCCCTTCAGGCGCAAAGACCATGCTTCACGTCATCGGGTCAACGGCCCTGATGCTTCAAAGCAATTACGTCCGTGGCACGAAGGACAGCGACGTGCTGGAGGCGGCGGACCTGCCCTCGGATATCGCAGCGGAGTTGCTGGCTTTGGCGGGGCGGGGCACATCCCTGGCGGCTCGTCACCAGATTTACCTGGATATCGTGCCCCGTGGCCTGCCATTTCTTCCCCTGGCCCCCGTCTGGCACTCCCTCCGCGGGTTCAGTGATCAGCTGGTCAACTTCCAGGTGGAGAGCCTTGACATTGTCGATGTCACTGTCAGCAAGCTGAAACGCTTCAACCTGAATGACCAAGCTGATGTCCGGGCCATGGTCGAAAGGGGCATGGTCTCCCACGATGAACTGGTCGAACGATTCAAGTCTGCGGTGGATCGATTCTCCGGAGACGCACGGGCTTACGACCTTCCGAAATGCGTCCGGAACCTTAACCAGGTTGAGCGGGACCTGTTTTTAGAGGATGGGACCGAAATCGAATTGCCCGACTGGATCTAA